In Pseudomonas sp. PDM14, a genomic segment contains:
- a CDS encoding tRNA-binding protein, with product MSKKISWRQFLDVDLRVGTIVDAEEFQDLSSPAFILSIDFGPDIGIKRSSAQLTSSYGRDSLVGRKIVAVINFPRRRIGEVISECLVTGFLGRNGKTVLCVPDGSVANGTKLL from the coding sequence ATGAGCAAGAAAATTTCCTGGCGGCAGTTCCTCGACGTCGATCTGCGTGTGGGCACGATCGTCGACGCCGAAGAGTTCCAGGACCTCAGCAGCCCGGCCTTCATCCTCAGCATCGACTTCGGCCCGGACATCGGCATCAAGCGTTCCAGCGCGCAACTGACCAGCAGCTACGGGCGCGACAGCCTGGTCGGGCGCAAGATCGTCGCGGTGATCAACTTTCCCCGGCGGCGCATCGGCGAGGTGATCTCCGAATGCCTGGTCACCGGCTTCCTCGGACGCAACGGCAAGACCGTGCTCTGCGTGCCCGACGGCTCGGTGGCCAACGGCACCAAGCTGCTGTGA
- a CDS encoding AAA family ATPase: protein MDAAARATPFALNLLGPFSATWKGQALDGFNYDKMRALLAYVALEHRQEHSRETLAALLWESSPPSAWRGNLRRTLSDLRRVLETPTDLTLFATSKNTLQFLPCGEIDALQFLQPPAGCNCQRCDACLAHLEDAASRYRGDLLAGLDLPDCPDFEDWLLLQRESLRCHALALFEHLSNHFEQRGDLQRALPHARRLVELDPWQESGQQRLMRLLALNGQSAAALSQYEAFRGQLLKELGVHPSQDCRDLHQRIRQGEIRAAEVPAVVAAPVALPPPPAELRQVTVLYCELSAPGSSDPEEALSLLATPQAQCIQVIRAHGGYVVQSHGGGLLAYFGYPRAREDAARMAVQAALALPAACEPAQVRCGLHTGQIVTAPSQQIPDATGFTSDLAVQVRQLAGYQEVTLSSATYRLVEGYFRCQPLQLCLLGPGASAGTIYRAEAASAAHHRLAVQPQLTPLTGRDAQLQQLLALWQQVRASQRCHSLLLSGDPGVGKSRLILELGKTLAVTHPGRQVELRCLEQRSNDPFAPCAELLTSLCGFTAQEDGPARYRKLASILRAFPMAADATDLIADLLGLPLPSESPVPQMQGEMWREQMNEALLAIIRGVSQNEALLLVLEDAHWADASTLNLAERLLHDAADRPLLLLLSARPEFAGLAWESAGAQRLDLPHLSSEQAREMVADLPQDLDPAALQRVLTLADGVPLFIEELVQWAAASQTPNSSIPLTLNDLLMARIDQLGEARHTAQIAACIGREFHAELLEALHPGKPADLHAHLGALLRAGLLSPGQQPSLTQFKHALIQQAAYLSQPKAQRRTVHAQIAAILQERFPARAQHAPAQVAHHLHEAGLAEQALPLWQQAGRNARRISANREAADYFQRALDCLATLPPSPQRDGLELPLQLELGASLNSSAGYGAPTTLAAFSRALQLGQELQSHEAAFQALVGVWGCSSSHDQAYQLGQQVLLAAQQSGQVPLVLLGNMCTLGGAFWSQPLGESRAIAERIISLCPPPVREACLLGFGEDPLVNARTYLCLGLWVEGYPERAQAVCEELLADTRAHGSANAICHSLVFACMLHCLLRDPQRVAQMAEETLRHSRGKGLQLWEDIANVMVGWSRVHLGDALGLQDIQLGIDGNRRSMPVIEVTLATLHLDALTRLGEHQQVIDLAALTLQTAERRGDRYLLPEVLRLQTAALLALGREEQVAPTLDSAEQLARRMDARALLLRLAMQRADWRRDTASRAALHQVLESFDEGRDTPDLRDAQALLASLAAQA from the coding sequence ATGGACGCAGCCGCGCGCGCAACACCCTTCGCCCTGAATCTGCTGGGGCCCTTCTCCGCGACCTGGAAAGGCCAGGCGCTGGACGGCTTCAACTACGACAAGATGCGGGCCCTGCTGGCCTATGTCGCCCTGGAGCATCGTCAGGAGCACAGCCGCGAAACCCTCGCCGCGCTGCTCTGGGAATCCAGTCCGCCGAGTGCCTGGCGCGGCAACCTGCGGCGCACCCTGTCCGACCTGCGCCGGGTACTGGAAACGCCGACCGACCTGACCCTGTTCGCCACCAGCAAGAACACCCTGCAGTTTCTGCCCTGCGGCGAGATCGACGCGCTGCAGTTCCTCCAGCCACCCGCCGGCTGCAACTGCCAGCGCTGCGACGCCTGCCTCGCCCACCTGGAAGATGCCGCCAGCCGCTATCGCGGTGACTTGCTCGCCGGCCTCGACCTGCCCGACTGCCCGGACTTCGAGGACTGGCTGCTGCTGCAGCGCGAGTCGCTGCGCTGTCATGCCCTGGCGCTGTTCGAGCACCTGAGCAACCACTTCGAGCAGCGCGGCGACCTGCAGCGCGCACTGCCTCACGCCCGGCGCCTGGTCGAGCTCGACCCCTGGCAGGAAAGCGGCCAGCAGCGCCTGATGCGCCTGCTCGCCCTGAATGGCCAGAGCGCGGCCGCCCTGTCGCAATACGAGGCCTTCCGCGGCCAGTTGCTGAAGGAACTCGGCGTGCACCCGAGCCAGGATTGCCGCGACCTGCACCAGCGCATCCGCCAGGGCGAGATCCGCGCCGCCGAGGTGCCGGCGGTTGTCGCCGCACCGGTTGCCCTGCCGCCCCCGCCGGCCGAGCTGCGCCAGGTCACGGTGCTCTACTGCGAACTGTCAGCGCCCGGCAGCAGCGACCCGGAAGAAGCCCTGAGCCTGCTGGCAACCCCGCAGGCGCAGTGCATCCAGGTGATTCGTGCGCACGGCGGCTACGTCGTGCAATCCCACGGCGGCGGCCTGCTCGCCTACTTCGGCTACCCGCGCGCCCGTGAAGACGCCGCGCGCATGGCCGTGCAGGCGGCCCTGGCACTGCCCGCCGCGTGCGAGCCGGCGCAGGTGCGCTGCGGCCTGCACACCGGGCAGATCGTCACCGCGCCGAGCCAGCAGATTCCCGATGCCACCGGCTTCACCTCGGACCTGGCGGTGCAGGTGCGCCAGCTCGCCGGCTACCAGGAAGTCACCCTGAGCAGCGCCACCTATCGCCTGGTCGAAGGCTATTTCCGCTGCCAGCCGCTGCAGCTGTGCCTGCTCGGCCCGGGCGCCAGCGCCGGCACCATCTACCGCGCGGAAGCCGCCAGCGCCGCTCACCACCGCCTCGCCGTGCAACCGCAGCTGACGCCGCTGACCGGGCGTGATGCGCAGCTGCAGCAGCTGCTCGCCCTCTGGCAGCAGGTGCGCGCCAGCCAGCGCTGCCACAGCCTGCTGCTCAGTGGCGATCCCGGGGTCGGCAAGTCGCGGTTGATCCTCGAACTGGGCAAGACGCTGGCCGTCACCCACCCCGGTCGCCAGGTCGAGCTGCGCTGCCTGGAACAGCGCAGCAACGACCCGTTCGCGCCGTGTGCCGAACTGCTCACCAGCCTCTGCGGCTTCACCGCCCAGGAAGACGGCCCGGCGCGCTACCGCAAGCTGGCCAGCATCCTGCGTGCGTTCCCCATGGCCGCCGACGCCACCGATCTGATCGCCGACCTGCTCGGCCTGCCGCTGCCCAGCGAATCGCCGGTGCCGCAGATGCAGGGCGAGATGTGGCGCGAGCAGATGAACGAAGCGCTGCTGGCGATCATCCGCGGGGTCAGTCAGAACGAAGCCCTGCTGCTGGTGCTCGAAGACGCCCACTGGGCCGACGCCTCGACCCTGAATCTGGCCGAACGGCTGTTGCACGATGCGGCCGACCGGCCGCTGCTACTGTTGCTCAGCGCGCGTCCGGAGTTCGCCGGCCTGGCCTGGGAAAGCGCCGGAGCACAGCGCCTCGACCTGCCGCACCTGTCGTCCGAGCAGGCGCGCGAGATGGTCGCCGACCTGCCGCAGGACCTCGACCCCGCCGCCCTGCAGCGGGTGCTGACCCTGGCCGACGGCGTGCCGCTGTTCATCGAGGAACTGGTGCAGTGGGCCGCCGCCAGCCAGACGCCCAACAGCAGCATCCCGCTGACTCTGAACGACCTGCTGATGGCGCGCATCGACCAGCTTGGCGAGGCCCGCCACACCGCGCAGATCGCCGCCTGCATCGGCCGCGAATTCCACGCCGAGCTGCTCGAGGCGCTGCATCCGGGCAAGCCCGCCGACCTGCACGCGCACCTCGGCGCCCTGTTGCGCGCCGGCCTGCTAAGCCCTGGCCAGCAACCGAGCCTGACCCAGTTCAAGCACGCACTGATCCAGCAGGCCGCCTACCTGTCACAGCCCAAAGCGCAGCGGCGCACGGTGCATGCGCAGATCGCCGCCATCCTGCAGGAGCGCTTCCCCGCCCGCGCCCAGCACGCGCCAGCGCAGGTCGCCCACCACTTGCACGAAGCCGGCCTGGCCGAGCAGGCGTTGCCACTGTGGCAACAGGCCGGACGCAACGCCCGGCGCATCTCCGCCAACCGCGAGGCCGCCGACTATTTCCAGCGCGCCCTCGACTGCCTGGCCACGCTGCCACCGTCGCCACAGCGCGACGGCCTGGAGCTGCCGCTGCAACTGGAGCTCGGCGCCTCGCTCAACTCTTCCGCCGGTTACGGCGCGCCGACCACCCTCGCCGCGTTCAGCCGCGCCCTGCAACTGGGCCAGGAGCTGCAGAGCCACGAAGCCGCCTTCCAGGCGCTGGTCGGCGTTTGGGGCTGCTCCAGCTCCCACGACCAGGCCTACCAGCTCGGCCAGCAGGTACTGCTCGCCGCCCAGCAAAGCGGCCAGGTGCCGCTGGTGCTGCTCGGCAACATGTGCACCCTCGGCGGTGCGTTCTGGAGCCAGCCACTGGGCGAGTCGCGGGCCATCGCCGAGCGCATCATCAGCCTGTGCCCGCCGCCGGTGCGCGAAGCCTGCCTGCTCGGCTTCGGCGAGGACCCGCTGGTCAACGCCCGCACGTATCTGTGCCTGGGCCTGTGGGTCGAGGGTTATCCCGAACGCGCGCAGGCGGTGTGCGAGGAGCTGCTCGCCGACACCCGCGCCCACGGCAGCGCCAACGCCATCTGCCACTCGCTGGTGTTCGCCTGCATGCTCCACTGCCTGCTGCGCGATCCGCAGCGCGTGGCGCAGATGGCCGAGGAAACCCTGCGCCACAGCCGCGGCAAGGGCCTGCAACTGTGGGAAGACATCGCCAACGTGATGGTCGGCTGGTCCCGGGTGCACCTGGGCGATGCCCTCGGTCTGCAGGACATCCAGCTCGGTATCGACGGCAATCGGCGCAGCATGCCGGTGATCGAGGTGACCCTCGCCACCCTGCACCTCGACGCCCTGACCCGGCTCGGCGAGCACCAGCAGGTCATCGACCTCGCCGCGCTGACCCTGCAGACCGCCGAACGGCGCGGCGACCGCTACCTGCTGCCGGAAGTGCTGCGCCTGCAAACGGCGGCGCTACTGGCCCTCGGCCGCGAGGAGCAGGTCGCGCCCACCCTCGACAGTGCCGAACAGCTGGCCCGGCGCATGGACGCGCGCGCGCTGCTGCTGCGCCTGGCGATGCAACGAGCCGACTGGCGCCGCGACACGGCAAGCCGCGCGGCACTGCACCAGGTACTCGAATCGTTCGATGAAGGCCGGGATACGCCGGACCTGCGCGACGCCCAGGCGCTGCTGGCGTCGCTCGCAGCTCAGGCCTGA
- the creB gene encoding two-component system response regulator CreB, which translates to MPHILIVEDEAAIADTLIYALQGEGFATTWLSLAEEALAVQQRTPADLIILDVGLPDISGFEACKRLRRFSDVPVLFLTARNAEIDRVVGLEIGADDYVVKPFSPREVAARVKAILKRMAPRAAEPAVAGSAAFRIDNERVQIHYHQQLLVLTRHEFRLLQTLLGQPERVFSREQLLDALGVAADVGYERNVDSHIKSLRAKLRQVAPAAEAIQTHRGLGYSYSPAQA; encoded by the coding sequence ATGCCGCATATCCTCATAGTCGAAGACGAAGCCGCCATCGCCGACACGCTGATCTACGCGTTGCAGGGCGAAGGCTTCGCCACCACCTGGCTGAGCCTGGCCGAAGAGGCGCTGGCCGTGCAGCAGCGCACGCCGGCAGATTTGATCATCCTCGATGTCGGCCTGCCCGACATCAGCGGCTTCGAAGCCTGCAAGCGCCTGCGTCGCTTCTCCGACGTGCCGGTGCTGTTCCTCACCGCGCGCAACGCCGAGATCGACCGTGTCGTGGGCCTGGAAATCGGCGCCGACGACTACGTGGTCAAGCCTTTCAGCCCGCGTGAAGTGGCGGCGCGAGTCAAGGCGATCCTCAAGCGCATGGCGCCGCGCGCGGCCGAGCCGGCCGTCGCCGGGAGCGCAGCGTTCCGCATCGACAACGAGCGCGTGCAGATCCACTACCACCAGCAACTGCTGGTGCTGACCCGCCATGAATTTCGCCTGTTGCAGACCCTGCTCGGCCAGCCCGAACGGGTGTTCTCCCGCGAGCAGTTGCTCGACGCGCTGGGCGTGGCCGCCGATGTCGGCTACGAGCGCAACGTCGACAGCCACATCAAGAGCCTGCGCGCCAAGCTGCGCCAAGTCGCCCCGGCGGCCGAGGCGATCCAGACCCACCGCGGCCTCGGCTACAGCTACAGCCCGGCTCAGGCCTGA
- the creC gene encoding two-component system sensor histidine kinase CreC gives MPLGVRIFLVYFLFVGLAGWFVLSTVMDEIRPGVRQSTEETLVDTANLLAEILRDEVKAGSLAQSRLPQLLKAYGQRQPQAQIWGVQKSSVNHRIYVTDAKGIVLLDSSGEALGQDYSRWNDVHLTLKGQYGARSTRENSEDEDSSVMYVAAPIKDGERIIGVVSVAKPNKSLQPYIERSQRRLAWLGAGLIVLGLLIGGVLSWWLSGSLRKLTRYAQAVSEGRRAELPALRGGELTQLAQAVQKMRTELEGKAYVEQYVHTLTHELKSPLAAIRGAAELLEGEMPAAQRKRFVDNIANEGERLQQLIERLLNLALVEQRQGLEEHVAIDLRGLVEELLQSQAARIESAGLQVDNRIEAGCQVRGERFLLRQALANLLDNALDFTPAGGVLRFTAQVEAGQVSVRLFNQGEAIPEYALPRLSERFYSLPRPSSGRKSTGLGLNFVEEVAGLHGGRLQVGNVAGGVEVSLSLPGA, from the coding sequence ATGCCGTTAGGCGTTCGCATCTTCCTGGTCTATTTCCTCTTCGTCGGCCTCGCCGGCTGGTTCGTCCTCAGCACCGTGATGGACGAAATCCGCCCCGGCGTGCGCCAGTCCACCGAGGAAACCCTGGTCGACACCGCCAACCTGCTGGCTGAGATCCTGCGCGACGAGGTCAAGGCCGGCAGTCTGGCGCAGAGCCGCCTGCCGCAGCTGCTCAAGGCCTATGGCCAGCGCCAGCCGCAGGCGCAGATCTGGGGCGTGCAGAAGAGCTCGGTGAACCACCGCATCTACGTCACCGACGCCAAGGGCATCGTCCTGCTCGACTCCAGTGGCGAGGCGCTGGGCCAGGACTACTCGCGCTGGAACGACGTGCACCTGACGCTCAAGGGCCAGTACGGCGCGCGCTCGACGCGGGAGAACAGCGAGGACGAGGACAGCTCGGTGATGTACGTGGCGGCACCGATCAAGGACGGCGAGCGGATCATCGGCGTGGTCTCCGTGGCCAAGCCGAACAAGTCTCTGCAGCCCTACATCGAACGCTCGCAGCGGCGCCTCGCCTGGCTTGGTGCCGGGCTGATCGTGCTCGGGTTGCTGATCGGCGGCGTGCTGTCCTGGTGGCTCAGCGGCTCGCTGCGCAAGCTCACCCGCTACGCCCAGGCGGTCAGCGAGGGGCGTCGTGCCGAGCTGCCGGCGCTGCGCGGTGGCGAGCTGACGCAGCTGGCCCAGGCGGTGCAGAAGATGCGCACCGAACTGGAGGGCAAGGCCTACGTCGAGCAGTACGTGCACACCCTGACCCACGAACTGAAGAGCCCGCTGGCGGCAATTCGCGGCGCTGCCGAGCTGCTCGAGGGCGAAATGCCGGCGGCGCAGCGCAAGCGCTTCGTCGACAACATTGCCAACGAGGGCGAGCGCCTGCAGCAGTTGATCGAGCGTCTGCTCAACCTGGCCCTGGTCGAACAGCGCCAGGGGCTGGAAGAGCACGTGGCCATCGACCTGCGCGGGCTGGTCGAGGAGCTGCTGCAGAGTCAGGCGGCGCGCATCGAGAGTGCCGGCCTGCAGGTCGACAACCGCATCGAGGCCGGCTGCCAGGTGCGCGGCGAACGCTTTCTGCTGCGCCAGGCGCTGGCCAACCTGCTGGACAACGCCCTGGATTTCACCCCGGCTGGCGGCGTGTTGCGCTTCACGGCGCAGGTCGAGGCCGGGCAGGTGTCGGTGCGCCTGTTCAATCAGGGCGAGGCGATTCCCGAGTACGCCCTGCCGCGCCTGTCCGAACGCTTCTACTCGTTGCCGCGACCGAGCAGCGGGCGCAAGAGCACCGGCCTGGGCCTGAATTTCGTCGAGGAAGTCGCCGGCCTGCATGGCGGCCGGCTGCAGGTGGGCAACGTCGCGGGCGGCGTCGAAGTCAGCCTGAGCCTGCCTGGCGCGTGA